Proteins found in one Raphanus sativus cultivar WK10039 unplaced genomic scaffold, ASM80110v3 Scaffold0466, whole genome shotgun sequence genomic segment:
- the LOC108812213 gene encoding uncharacterized protein LOC108812213 translates to MALVRLITSRKLSQSLSSRIVDRFELPRIGSVRAAFFSTQKLIGDEPVLVRDFIHRALYDAKHGYFSQRSQSVGVLERSIKFNQLEGRKAYMKLLEKVYKQSDISWFTPVELFKPWYAHGIAEAILRTTNLSVPLKIYEIGGGSGTCAKGILDYIMLNAPERIYNNMTYTSIEISPSLAKIQKETVAQVGSHLSKFRVECRDASDLSGWRNVEQQPCWVIMLEVLDNLPHDLVYSQSQLSPWMEVLVENKPDSESLSELYKPLEDPLIKRCIDIVEHEAPPVSKPKEIWSKLFPKPRRCWLPTGCLKLLEVLHEKLPKMSLIASDFSFLPDVKVPGERAPLVSTKKDGSSSDYSSYLDAKGDADIFFPTDFWLLERMDHYCSGWRKTEKDGTPSKKGRKRRTLTLDTSAFMDEFGLPSKTRTKDGYNPLLDDFKNTKFYLSVPTHNTK, encoded by the exons ATGGCTCTCGTTCGATTGATCACTTCTCGGAAGCTTTCACAATCGCTATCAAGTAGAATTGTTGATCGCTTCGAGCTGCCACGCATTGGATCGGTTCGAGCTGCGTTCTTCTCGACTCAGAAGCTCATAGGCGATGAACCAGTTCTC GTTAGAGATTTCATACACAGAGCATTGTATGACGCAAAACACGGATACTTCTCTCAACGATCACAATCTGTTGGTGTTCTTGAGAGAAGCATTAAGTTCAACCAGCTTGAAG gGAGGAAGGCGTACATGAAGTTATTGGAGAAAGTTTACAAGCAGAGTGACATATCTTGGTTTACTCCTGTGGAGCTCTTCAAG CCTTGGTATGCTCATGGGATTGCAGAAGCTATACTCCGTACCACAAATCTCTCAGTTCCATTAAAG ATATATGAAATCGGTGGTGGATCGGGCACCTGTGCGAAGGGTATATTGGACTACATAATGTTGAATGCTCCTGAGAGAATCTACAATAACATGACCTACAC atcTATAGAGATCAGTCCTTCACTGGCTAAGATTCAAAAGGAAACTGTTGCGCAAGTTGGAAGCCATCTATCAAAGTTCCGAGTTGAGTGTCGTGATGCATCTGACCTATCTGGATGGA GGAATGTGGAACAACAACCATGCTGGGTGATAATGCTCGAG GTGCTAGATAATCTCCCACATGACCTTGTCTATTCCCAAAGCCAACTTTCCCCATGGATGGAAGTCTTGGTTGAAAACAAACCGGATAG CGAATCACTCTCTGAGCTATACAAGCCTTTAGAGGATCCACTGATCAAGCGCTGCATTGACATTGTTGAACACGAAGCTCCTCCGGTTTCAAAACCTAAAGAAATCTGGTCTAAATTGTTTCCTAAACCTAGACGTTGTTGGCTTCCAACAGGTTGTTTG AAACTGCTGGAGGTTTTACATGAAAAGCTACCAAAGATGTCTCTAATCGCTTCGGACTTTAGCTTCTTGCCTGACGTGAAAGTTCCTGGTGAAAGAGCCCCATTGGTTTCAACAAAg AAAGATGGAAGTAGTTCAGATTACAGTAGTTATCTAGACGCAAAG GGTGATGCTGATATATTTTTCCCTACCGATTTCTGGCTTTTGGAACGAATGGATCATTATTGTTCTGGGTGGAGGAAGACGGAGAAAGACGGGACACCGTCCAAAAAAGGAAGGAAAAGGCGAACTCTCACT CTGGATACATCAGCGTTCATGGATGAGTTTGGTTTACCTTCAAAGACGAGGACAAAGGACGGATACAACCCGTTACTAGATGACTTCAAGAACACTAAGTTCTATCTTAGTGTCCCAACACACAACACTAAGTAA
- the LOC108812196 gene encoding O-fucosyltransferase 1 isoform X2, with protein sequence MFLSSPTKETNGYLRVRCNGGLNQQRSAICNAVLAARIMNATLVLPELDANSFWHDDSGFQGIYDVEHFIETLKYDVKIVGKIPDVHKNGKTKKIKAFQIRPPRDAPIDWYLTTALKAMKEHSAIYLTPFSHRLAEEIDNPEYQRLRCRVNYHALRFKPHIMKLSESIVDKLRSQGHFMSIHLRFEMDMLAFAGCFDIFNPEEQKILRKYRKENFAEKRLIYNERRAIGKCPLTPEEVGLILRAMRFDNSTRIYLAAGELFGGERFMKPFRTLFPRLDNHSSVDPSEELSAKSQGLIGSAVDYMVCLLSDIFMPTYDGPSNFANNLLGHRLYYGFRTTIRPDRKALAPIFIAREKGKTAGFEEAVRRVMLKTNFGGPHKRISPESFYTNSWPDCFCQMNPKKSSDKCPPDNVVEILESRLESVGDPDSTSQTNSTVTGLER encoded by the exons ATGTTTTTGAGCT CTCCTACGAAGGAGACGAATGGTTATCTTCGTGTTCGATGTAATGGTGGTTTGAATCAGCAACGTAGTGCG ATATGTAATGCTGTACTTGCTGCCCGGATCATGAATGCTACACTTGTGTTGCCCGAATTAGATGCAAACTCGTTTTGGCATGATGACAG TGGTTTCCAAGGTATATATGATGTTGAACATTTTATTGAAACCCTGAAGTATGATGTTAAGATTGTGGGAAAGATCCCCGATGTTCACAAAAATGGGAAAACCAAGAAGATAAAAGCGTTTCAG ATTCGTCCTCCTAGAGATGCTCCTATTGATTGGTACCTTACAACTGCTCTGAAGGCAATGAAAGAACACAGTGCTATCTATCTTACACCTTTTTCACATCGGTTGGCGGAGGAGATTGATAATCCTGAGTATCAACGGTTAAGGTGCAGAGTGAACTACCATGCTTTGAGATTCAAGCCACACATCATGAAGTTGAGTGAATCAATTGTTGACAAACTCCGGTCACAGGGCCACTTCATGTCCATTCATCTTCGTTTCGAAATGGATATGTTGGCATTTGCAGG GTGCTTTGACATATTTAACCCTGAGGAACAGAAGATACTTAGAAAGTACCGTAAAGAAAATTTTGCAGAGAAAAGGCTTATCTACAATGAAAGAAGGGCTATCGGGAAGTGTCCACTTACCCCTGAGGAG GTAGGTCTTATATTACGAGCGATGAGATTCGACAACTCCACAAGGATATACTTAGCAGCTGGTGAACTTTTTGGCGGGGAAAGGTTCATGAAGCCGTTTCGAACCTTATTCCCACGGCTTGACAACCATAGCTCGGTGGACCCCTCTGAGGAGCTGTCAGCAAAATCGCAAGGATTAATAGGATCAGCTGTGGATTACATGGTTTGTCTCCTGTCCGACATTTTCATGCCAACATATGATGGACCGAGCAACTTCGCCAACAATCTCTTAGGTCATCGCCTCTACTACGGTTTCCGCACCACAATCAGACCGGACAGAAAAGCTTTAGCTCCAATATTCATAGCTAGAGAGAAAGGCAAAACCGCTGGGTTCGAAGAAGCAGTGAGACGAGTAATGCTGAAAACAAACTTTGGAGGGCCTCACAAACGCATATCACCTGAGTCGTTTTATACAAACTCATGGCCTGATTGTTTCTGTCAGATGAATCCGAAGAAGTCCAGTGACAAATGCCCGCCGGATAACGTTGTAGAGATTCTTGAAAGTCGGTTAGAGAGTGTTGGAGATCCAGATTCAACTTCTCAGACAAATTCCACGGTCACTGGGTTAGAACGGTAA
- the LOC108812196 gene encoding O-fucosyltransferase 1 isoform X1 — translation MRRLGHHRIHGKTGGVGTKGMVAKLSIGVIVLLICTLSLLFSFNIGGSPEPSRPSKINVEELWESADSGGWRPSSAPRSDWPPPTKETNGYLRVRCNGGLNQQRSAICNAVLAARIMNATLVLPELDANSFWHDDSGFQGIYDVEHFIETLKYDVKIVGKIPDVHKNGKTKKIKAFQIRPPRDAPIDWYLTTALKAMKEHSAIYLTPFSHRLAEEIDNPEYQRLRCRVNYHALRFKPHIMKLSESIVDKLRSQGHFMSIHLRFEMDMLAFAGCFDIFNPEEQKILRKYRKENFAEKRLIYNERRAIGKCPLTPEEVGLILRAMRFDNSTRIYLAAGELFGGERFMKPFRTLFPRLDNHSSVDPSEELSAKSQGLIGSAVDYMVCLLSDIFMPTYDGPSNFANNLLGHRLYYGFRTTIRPDRKALAPIFIAREKGKTAGFEEAVRRVMLKTNFGGPHKRISPESFYTNSWPDCFCQMNPKKSSDKCPPDNVVEILESRLESVGDPDSTSQTNSTVTGLER, via the exons ATGCGAAG GTTAGGGCACCACCGGATTCATGGGAAGACGGGAGGAGTTGGAACAAAGGGGATGGTGGCGAAGCTGTCTATCGGAGTCATAGTTCTACTGATCTGTACTCTCTCGCTGCTTTTCTCGTTTAACATCGGTGGTAGTCCCGAGCCGAGCCGTCCATCTAAG ATAAACGTGGAAGAGCTCTGGGAGAGTGCTGATTCTGGTGGTTGGAGACCGTCTTCTGCTCCACGATCTGACTGGCCTC CTCCTACGAAGGAGACGAATGGTTATCTTCGTGTTCGATGTAATGGTGGTTTGAATCAGCAACGTAGTGCG ATATGTAATGCTGTACTTGCTGCCCGGATCATGAATGCTACACTTGTGTTGCCCGAATTAGATGCAAACTCGTTTTGGCATGATGACAG TGGTTTCCAAGGTATATATGATGTTGAACATTTTATTGAAACCCTGAAGTATGATGTTAAGATTGTGGGAAAGATCCCCGATGTTCACAAAAATGGGAAAACCAAGAAGATAAAAGCGTTTCAG ATTCGTCCTCCTAGAGATGCTCCTATTGATTGGTACCTTACAACTGCTCTGAAGGCAATGAAAGAACACAGTGCTATCTATCTTACACCTTTTTCACATCGGTTGGCGGAGGAGATTGATAATCCTGAGTATCAACGGTTAAGGTGCAGAGTGAACTACCATGCTTTGAGATTCAAGCCACACATCATGAAGTTGAGTGAATCAATTGTTGACAAACTCCGGTCACAGGGCCACTTCATGTCCATTCATCTTCGTTTCGAAATGGATATGTTGGCATTTGCAGG GTGCTTTGACATATTTAACCCTGAGGAACAGAAGATACTTAGAAAGTACCGTAAAGAAAATTTTGCAGAGAAAAGGCTTATCTACAATGAAAGAAGGGCTATCGGGAAGTGTCCACTTACCCCTGAGGAG GTAGGTCTTATATTACGAGCGATGAGATTCGACAACTCCACAAGGATATACTTAGCAGCTGGTGAACTTTTTGGCGGGGAAAGGTTCATGAAGCCGTTTCGAACCTTATTCCCACGGCTTGACAACCATAGCTCGGTGGACCCCTCTGAGGAGCTGTCAGCAAAATCGCAAGGATTAATAGGATCAGCTGTGGATTACATGGTTTGTCTCCTGTCCGACATTTTCATGCCAACATATGATGGACCGAGCAACTTCGCCAACAATCTCTTAGGTCATCGCCTCTACTACGGTTTCCGCACCACAATCAGACCGGACAGAAAAGCTTTAGCTCCAATATTCATAGCTAGAGAGAAAGGCAAAACCGCTGGGTTCGAAGAAGCAGTGAGACGAGTAATGCTGAAAACAAACTTTGGAGGGCCTCACAAACGCATATCACCTGAGTCGTTTTATACAAACTCATGGCCTGATTGTTTCTGTCAGATGAATCCGAAGAAGTCCAGTGACAAATGCCCGCCGGATAACGTTGTAGAGATTCTTGAAAGTCGGTTAGAGAGTGTTGGAGATCCAGATTCAACTTCTCAGACAAATTCCACGGTCACTGGGTTAGAACGGTAA
- the LOC108842585 gene encoding probable sucrose-phosphate synthase 3 — protein sequence MAGNEWINGYLEAILDSQAQGIEETQQKPQTSVALRDGEGDFFNPTKYFVEEVVSGVDETDLHRTWLKVVATRNSRERNSRLENMCWRIWHLTRKKKQLEWEDAQRVANRRLEREQGRRDATEDLYEDLSEGEKVDGAGEIIPPETPRIQLQRNSSSVDIWSDDKKENRLYVVLISLHGLVRGENMELGCDSDTGGQVKYVVELARALARMPGVYRVDLFTRQICSSEVDWSYAEPTEMLTTSSADDCDGDETGESSGAYIIRIPFGPRDKYLPKEILWPYIQEFVDGALAHILNMSKVLGEQIGKGKPVWPYVIHGHYADAGDSAALLSGALNVPMVLTGHSLGRNKLEQLLKQGRQSKEDINSTYKIKRRIEAEELSLDAAELVITSTRQEIDEQWGLYDGFDVKLEKVLRARARRGVNCHGRYMPRMAVIPPGMDFTNVVVQEDTLDGDGELASLVGGVEGSSPKAVPTIWSDVMRFFTNPHKPMILALSRPDPKKNITTLLKAFGECRHLRELANLTLIMGNRDDIDELPSGNASVLTTALKLIDKYDLYGSVAYPKHHKQSDVPDIYRLAANTKGVFINPALVEPFGLTLIEAAAHGLPMVATKNGGPVDILQALHNGLLVDPHDQEAIANALLKLVSEKNLWNECRINGWKNIHLFSWPEHCRTYLTRVASCRMRHPQWQTDADEMAAQEDECSLNDSLKDVQDMSLRLSVDGDKPSWNASLDPPNSNDPVKQIMSRMKQQPEAKSKPEVQQGKKQGDNVGSRFPVLRRRERLIVLAADCYDEEGAVDVKSMVTMIQNIVKAVRSDTKMAKNSGFALSTSMPLDELISFFKSAKIQVSDFDTLICSSGSEVYYPGAEEGKLLPDPDYSSHIDYRWGNEGLKNTVWKLMNTTAVGGEARNKGSPSLVEEDMASSNEHCVAYLIKDRSKVMRIDDLRQKLRLRGLRCHPMYCRNSTRLQIVPLLASRSQALRYLFVRWRLNVANMYVVVGEHGDTDYEELISGTHKTVIVKGLVTLGSDALLRSTDLRDDIVPSESPFIGFLKADSPVNEITDILKQLSKAGG from the exons ATGGCGGGGAACGAGTGGATCAACGGATACTTAGAGGCTATACTTGACAGCCAAGCTCAGGGGATCGAAGAAACACAGCAGAAACCTCAAACGTCCGTGGCTCTGAGAGACGGAGAAGGTGATTTTTTCAACCCTACCAAATACTTCGTTGAGGAGGTCGTCAGCGGAGTCGATGAGACCGATCTTCACCGGACTTGGCTCAAAGTCGTCGCCACTCGGAACTCCCGTGAACGAAACTCTCGCTTAGAGAACATGTGCTGGAGAATATGGCATCTCACTCGCAAGAAGAAGCAG TTAGAGTGGGAGGATGCGCAGCGAGTAGCGAACAGGAGATTGGAAAGAGAACAAGGGAGAAGAGATGCGACGGAGGATTTGTATGAGGATCTATCAGAAGGAGAGAAGGTAGACGGTGCTGGAGAGATTATTCCACCTGAGACACCTAGAATACAACTGCAACGCAACTCATCCAGTGTAGATATCTGGTCTGATGATAAAAAGGAGAATCGTCTTTACGTTGTTCTCATCAG TTTGCATGGGTTGGTTCGTGGTGAAAACATGGAGCTTGGCTGCGACTCTGATACTGGTGGACAG GTGAAATATGTTGTGGAGCTAGCTAGAGCCTTAGCGAGAATGCCTGGTGTGTACCGTGTAGATCTCTTTACACGCCAGATATGCTCGTCAGAAGTTGACTGGAGCTACGCAGAGCCAACGGAGATGCTAACGACATCTTCCGCTGATGATTGCGACGGAGACGAAACAGGAGAAAGCAGTGGAGCTTACATCATCAGAATACCGTTTGGTCCACGCGATAAGTACTTACCAAAAGAGATTCTCTGGCCTTACATCCAAGAGTTCGTCGATGGAGCCTTGGCTCATATCTTAAACATGTCAAAAGTCTTGGGAGAACAGATTGGGAAGGGGAAACCGGTGTGGCCGTACGTGATACACGGGCACTACGCTGATGCAGGGGACAGCGCAGCTCTTCTTTCAGGTGCGTTGAACGTTCCTATGGTCTTGACGGGTCATTCGCTAGgaagaaacaagcttgagcaGCTTTTGAAACAAGGGAGGCAGTCGAAGGAGGATATAAACTCGACGTATAAGATCAAGAGGAGGATTGAAGCTGAGGAGCTTTCTCTTGATGCTGCGGAGCTTGTTATAACGAGCACGAGGCAGGAGATTGATGAGCAGTGGGGACTTTATGATGGGTTTGATGTTAAGCTTGAGAAAGTGTTGAGAGCTCGTGCTAGACGCGGTGTTAATTGTCACGGAAGGTACATGCCAAGAATGGCG GTTATTCCTCCAGGAATGGATTTCACAAACGTTGTGGTTCAAGAAGATACACTTGATGGGGATGGAGAGTTAGCTTCCTTAGTAGGAGGAGTCGAGGGATCTTCTCCTAAAGCGGTTCCAACTATATGGTCTGAT GTTATGAGATTTTTCACAAATCCTCACAAACCAATGATCTTGGCATTATCTAGACCAGATCCAAAGAAGAACATAACCACTCTTTTGAAAGCCTTTGGGGAATGTCGACATCTACGGGAGCTAGCTAATCTC ACTTTGATTATGGGGAATAGAGATGATATAGATGAGCTTCCATCTGGAAACGCAAGCGTTCTTACAACCGCGTTGAAACTCATTGACAAGTACGACCTCTACGGGTCTGTTGCGTATCCTAAACATCATAAACAGTCTGATGTTCCTGACATATACCGACTCGCTGCAAACACAAAGGGTGTTTTCATCAATCCTGCTTTGGTCGAACCTTTTGGCCTTACACTTATTGAG GCTGCGGCTCACGGGCTTCCCATGGTGGCTACCAAAAATGGAGGACCTGTCGATATACTTCAGGCATTGCATAACGGTTTGCTAGTGGATCCACATGATCAAGAAGCAATAGCCAACGCGTTGCTGAAGTTGGTATCAGAGAAGAACCTATGGAACGAGTGCAGGATCAACGGTTGGAAGAACATTCACCTGTTCTCATGGCCTGAGCATTGTCGTACTTACCTGACTCGTGTCGCCTCGTGCCGCATGAGACATCCCCAGTGGCAGACGGACGCAGACGAAATGGCGGCTCAAGAGGACGAGTGTTCGCTCAACGACTCTCTCAAAGACGTTCAAGACATGTCTCTTAGGCTCTCTGTGGACGGAGACAAACCTTCCTGGAACGCGTCTCTTGACCCACCGAATAGTAACGATCCGGTTAAGCAGATCATGAGCCGGATGAAGCAACAACCTGAAGCCAAGAGTAAACCGGAAGTGCAGCAGGGGAAGAAGCAGGGGGATAACGTGGGGAGCAGGTTTCCTGTTTTGAGGCGACGCGAACGGCTTATAGTCTTAGCTGCTGATTGCTACGACGAGGAGGGAGCGGTAGATGTGAAATCAATGGTGACGATGATTCAGAACATCGTCAAAGCCGTGAGATCTGATACTAAGATGGCTAAGAACTCTGGTTTCGCGTTGTCCACTTCGATGCCGCTTGACGAGTTGATTAGCTTCTTTAAGTCCGCCAAGATTCAGGTGAGCGACTTCGACACGTTGATATGCAGCAGCGGGAGCGAAGTGTATTATCCAGGAGCTGAAGAAGGGAAGCTTCTTCCCGATCCTGACTATTCCTCGCATATTGATTATAGATGGGGTAACGAAGGGCTTAAGAACACTGTGTGGAAGCTGATGAACACAACAGCTGTTGGTGGAGAAGCTAGGAACAAGGGCTCCCCGAGTCTTGTCGAGGAGGATATGGCATCGAGTAATGAGCATTGCGTTGCTTATTTGATTAAAGATCGCTCCAAG gtgatGAGAATTGATGACTTGCGTCAGAAGTTACGTCTAAGAGGACTTCGTTGTCATCCTATGTACTGTCGGAACTCGACAAGATTGCAGATCGTTCCTCTTCTTGCTTCTCGATCGCAAGCTCTTAG ATACTTGTTCGTGCGTTGGAGGCTGAACGTGGCAAACATGTACGTGGTGGTAGGAGAACACGGCGATACAGACTACGAGGAGCTGATCTCCGGAACACACAAGACGGTGATCGTCAAGGGGCTCGTGACTTTGGGTTCTGATGCTCTGCTCCGGTCGACAGACCTTCGAGACGACATCGTTCCGTCAGAGAGCCCTTTTATCGGTTTTCTCAAGGCTGACTCGCCGGTTAATGAGATAACCGATATTTTGAAGCAGCTGTCGAAAGCCGGTGGTTGA
- the LOC108826193 gene encoding uncharacterized protein LOC108826193 codes for MSTTPDPNNSFASVTASPSLVTASETPAIPPNNARKNPSQPPPAPPPPSYRSIAPVQHANPIQQTHNNLQTQSIPNRRPNSPHHHQDPSTVLYPFAPPPSGRGGFSVRPVRMSSPLVAAAAAPPTVTAAGNQSGYTLRPGLAYNHRLAESMMQFMRARNPPQIHHHHHHHQLSHPGSGPMRGVPHFLQPRVAPPPTSVLDSGRNKNARRRDALVLVRGRKVRITDDASLYSLSRSWLRNGAHEGMQSQRSDTMKPLPKPLPLDVMEAAVPNETAEKTTDDEDKEDEESVKELTEKDLLQGHIERAKKVRARLREERSRKIARYKGRLALLLPQSGEQCTKND; via the exons ATGTCGACGACTCCCGATCCCAACAACTCCTTCGCATCCGTAACGGCGTCTCCCTCTCTCGTCACCGCATCCGAAACTCCGGCGATACCCCCAAACAACGCCAGAAAAAATCCGTCTCAGCCACCACCCGCTCCACCGCCACCGTCTTACAGATCCATAGCTCCGGTTCAGCATGCTAATCCGATCCAACAAACTCACAACAACCTCCAGACACAGTCAATCCCGAACCGACGCCCTAATTCGCCTCACCACCACCAAGACCCCTCGACGGTTCTTTACCCGTTCGCTCCTCCTCCGTCGGGTCGAGGAGGGTTCTCGGTCCGACCCGTTCGGATGAGTTCACCGTTAGTCGCTGCCGCCGCTGCTCCTCCTACCGTAACGGCGGCGGGTAATCAGAGCGGTTACACTCTTCGCCCCGGTTTGGCTTACAACCACCGATTAGCGGAATCGATGATGCAGTTCATGAGGGCGAGGAATCCTCCTcagattcatcatcatcatcatcatcatcagctttCTCATCCCGGGTCGGGTCCCATGAGAGGAGTTCCTCACTTTCTTCAACCGCGG GTTGCCCCTCCCCCAACTTCAGTTCTAGACTCTGGCAGGAATAAAAATGCCAG AAGGAGGGACGCGCTTGTCCTTGTTAGAGGGAGAAAG GTTAGAATCACTGATGATGCTTCTCTTTATTCCCTTAGTCGATCGTGGTTGAGAAATGGTGCCCATGAAGGAATGCAG TCGCAAAGGAGCGATACAATGAAACCGTTACCAAAGCCTTTACCTCTGGATGTGATGGAAGCAGCTGTGCCGAACGAAACAGCTGAAAAAACTACTGATGATGAAGATAAAGAG GACGAGGAATCTGTGAAGGAATTAACAGAGAAGGATCTTTTGCAAGGACACATCGAGCGAGCTAAGAAGGTCCGCGCACG ATTAAGAGAAGAACGGTCGAGGAAGATTGCGAGGTACAAAGGAAGATTGGCTCTTCTTCTGCCACAATCTGGAGAGCAGTGCACGAAGAACGATTAA
- the LOC130502249 gene encoding protein TIC 20-I, chloroplastic-like — MMISGCSTVTSHALTSSWGFKPSSYRATTTSGQSQRCLASSSLSVIKNSLPFNGLQASVQRGVPLSYLSASSSRLLSGEQGSLFGALPVLPVRRKTLLSPRASKDVPSSFRFPPMTKKPQWWWRTLACLPYLMPLHETWMYAETAYHLHPFLEDFEFLTYPFLSALGKLPGWFLMAYFFVAYLGVVRRKEWPHFFRFHVVMGMLLEIALQVVGTVSKWMPLGLYWGKFGMHFWTAVAFAYLFTVLESIRCALAGMYADIPFVCDAAYIQIPYD; from the exons ATGATGATAAGTGGATGCAGCACGGTGACTTCACATGCTCTAACAAGCTCTTGGGGGTTCAAGCCATCTTCATACAGAGCTACAACAACATCAGGACAGTCTCAACGTTGTCTTGCTTCAAGTTCATTGTCTGTCATAAAGAACTCTTTACCATTTAATGGGCTTCAAGCTAGTGTACAAAGAG GTGTGCCTTTGTCATATCTCTCAGCCTCGTCTTCTCGCCTTCTGAGTGGGGAACAAGGTAGTCTGTTTGGTGCGTTACCTGTGTTACCCGTCCGCAGGAAAACCCTTTTGTCCCCAAGAGCATCAAAAGATGTACCTTCCAGCTTCCGGTTTCCTCCAATGACCAAAAAGCCACAATGGTGGTGGAGAACTTTGGCATGCCTGCCTTACCTGATGCCGCTTCACGAAACCTGGATGTACGCAGAAACCGCTTACCATCTCCACCCTTTCCTAGAAGATTTCGAATTCTTGACCTACCCGTTTCTAAGCGCCTTAGGGAAGTTACCAGGCTGGTTCCTCATGGCTTACTTTTTTGTAGCTTATCTTGGGGTAGTGAGAAGAAAAGAATGGCCTCACTTCTTCAGGTTCCATGTGGTGATGGGTATGCTGCTTGAAATCGCTCTTCAGGTGGTGGGAACTGTCAGCAAGTGGATGCCTCTTGGACTCTATTGGGGTAAGTTTGGGATGCATTTCTGGACTGCTGTTGCGTTTGCATATCTGTTTACCGTCCTTGAGAGTATAAGGTGTGCACTTGCGGGTATGTACGCGGACATCCCATTTGTCTGTGATGCTGCGTATATCCAGATTCCGTACGACTAA
- the LOC130502247 gene encoding transcription initiation factor TFIID subunit 6: MSIVPKETIEVIAQSIGITNLSPEAALMLAPDVEYRVREIMQEAIKCMRHSKRTTLTASDVDGALNLRNLEPIYGFASGGPIRFRKAIGHRDLFYTDDREVDFKDVIEAPLPKAPLDTDIVCHWLAIEGVQPAIPENAPLEVIRAPAENQIYQQKDGPLIDIRLPVKHVLSKELQLYFQKIAELTMSKSNPSLFKEALVSLASDSGLHPLVPYFTNFVADEVSRGLNDFLLLSNLMHVVRSLLQNPHIHIEPYLHQLMPSVVTCLVSRKLGNRFADNHWELRDFTANLVALICKRFGNTYITLQSRLTKTLVNALLDPKKALTQHYGAIQGLAALGHNVVRLLVLPNLEPYLSLLEPELDAEKQKNQMKSYEAWRVYGALLRAAGLCIHDRLKIFPYLPSPSPSFLNKGKGKIISTEPNKRKLSVDSSSAMQVDKPMGDDNPPQNSVQPSSSGQASDGNAPESRNAKEKEGSKGRAITMKAILDQVWKNDLDSGRLLVKLHQLYGDRILPFIPSTEMSLFL, translated from the exons ATGAGTATTGTACCTAAGGAAACGATTGAGGTTATAGCACAGAGCATTGGGATTACCAACTTGTCACCTGAGGCTGCACTTATGCTTGCTCCTGATGTTGAGTATCGTGTTCGAGAGATTATGCAG GAAGCGATCAAATGCATGCGTCACTCGAAGAGAACGACTTTAACAGCTTCTGATGTTGATGGTGCTCTCAACTTAAGGAACCTTGAG CCGATCTATGGCTTTGCCTCAGGAGGACCAATTCGTTTTAGAAAAGCTATTGGGCATCGGGATTTGTTCTACACTGATGACAGAGAGGTGGATTTCAAAGAT GTGATTGAAGCTCCACTACCAAAAGCTCCCCTTGATACTGATATAGTCTGTCACTGGCTGGCTATTGAAGGAGTGCAGCCAGCTATACCAGAAAACGCTCCTTTAGAAG TCATTAGGGCACCTGCAGAAAATCAAATCTATCAACAAAAGGACGGACCTCTTATTGACATTAGGCTACCAGTGAAGCATGTATTATCCAAGGAGCTTCAG CTATACTTCCAAAAGATTGCTGAACTTACAATGAGCAAGTCAAATCCTTCTCTTTTCAAAGAGGCATTAGTGAGCTTGGCCTCAGACTCGGGACTTCATCCCCTAGTtccatattttacaaatttcGTTGCTGATGAG GTATCACGTGGTTTAAATGACTTCCTACTCCTGTCCAATTTAATGCACGTTGTCAGAAGTCTTTTGCAGAATCCTCATATACACATAGAACCTTAT CTCCACCAGTTGATGCCCTCTGTTGTAACATGTCTTGTATCGAGAAAGCTTGGAAACAGATTTGCCGACAACCATTGGGAACTTAGAGATTTTACTGCAAATCTGGTTGCACTGATATGTAAAAG gtttggaAACACTTACATTACTCTTCAGTCTCGTCTTACGAAAACTTTAGTCAATGCACTTTTGGACCCAAAGAAGGCTTTGACCCAGCACTACGGTGCAATTCAAGGATTAGCGGCTTTGGGGCACAATGTC GTACGCCTTCTTGTTCTGCCAAATCTTGAACCGTATCTGAGTCTTCTCGAACCAGAATTGGATGCTGAGAAGCAAAAGAATCAGATGAAGAGCTACGAAGCTTGGCGTGTGTATGGAGCTTTACTG CGTGCTGCAGGCCTGTGTATACATGACCGGCTTAAAATCTTCCCATATTTACCATCTCCTTCACCAAGCTTTCTCAATAAGGGAAAGGGGAAAATAATCAGTACTGAGCCAA ATAAGCGAAAGCTGAGTGTAGATTCTTCATCCGCAATGCAAGTAGATAAACCAATGGGAGATGACAATCCGCCACAAAACTCTGTTCAACCATCCTCATCAGGACAAGCCTCTGATGGTAACGCACCTGAAAGCAGAAACGCAAAGGAGAAAGAAGGCAGCAAGGGCCGGGCTATTACCATGAAAGCAATCCTTGATCAGGTCTGGAAAAATGACCTCGATTCCGGACGGCTCTTGGTGAAACTGCACCAACTCTATGGTGATAGGATCCTTCCTTTCATCCCTTCTACAGAGATGTCATTATTCCTCTAA